The following proteins come from a genomic window of Bremerella alba:
- a CDS encoding nucleoside deaminase, with the protein MDPFFQVAIEEAQKGLLEGGIPIGSALVVDGKLRSRGHNHRVQKGSAILHAEMHCLEEAGRLTPREYRNSVLYTTLSPCDMCSGTALLYKIPKIVIGENQTFQGPESYLRKRGVELVILDDAECIKLMDNFIAAHPQLWNEDIGVI; encoded by the coding sequence ATGGATCCATTTTTTCAGGTGGCGATCGAGGAGGCCCAAAAAGGCCTGTTGGAGGGAGGCATTCCGATCGGCTCCGCGCTTGTAGTCGACGGAAAGTTGCGTAGCCGGGGACACAACCACCGTGTTCAGAAAGGAAGTGCAATCCTTCACGCCGAGATGCACTGCCTGGAAGAAGCAGGCCGACTGACGCCGAGGGAGTATCGAAACTCGGTTCTCTACACGACCCTATCTCCCTGCGACATGTGTAGCGGCACGGCACTGCTGTACAAAATTCCCAAGATCGTCATTGGCGAGAATCAGACCTTCCAAGGCCCTGAGTCGTATTTGCGGAAGCGCGGCGTAGAACTAGTCATTCTGGACGATGCTGAGTGCATAAAGTTGATGGATAATTTCATCGCGGCGCACCCACAATTGTGGAACGAAGACATTGGTGTAATTTGA
- a CDS encoding DUF1559 domain-containing protein, which translates to MNHKMESRAGFTLVELLVVIAIIGVLIALLLPAVQQAREAARRAQCVNHMKQLGLAMHNYESTFGKFPYGHQTEVSGNTHRRDTWYHRILPFLEQKALSDAYEADPGEYVMHVVSDIKKAEVPTLTCPSDPNSPGHGGGGDSIGFQGNFGLSAGPGTYSIDTSTNPVTINVTDGNLTGTEPGGMFYRESKTTFRDCVDGSSNTLMASEGIVRRSNVAAFGELGGYWGGAPHGSFGFSVAETPNSSVPDRVYSCSATSVPGAPSDAPCENGNADGLSGRWNFARSYHTGGVNAVMVDGSVHFFTSTINRQAWLKLGIRNDGQVIGEY; encoded by the coding sequence ATGAATCACAAAATGGAGTCCCGTGCGGGATTCACCTTAGTCGAACTCTTGGTCGTGATTGCCATCATCGGTGTACTGATTGCCTTACTGCTGCCAGCGGTGCAGCAGGCCCGCGAAGCAGCGCGACGCGCTCAGTGCGTAAACCACATGAAGCAACTTGGCCTAGCCATGCACAACTACGAAAGCACGTTCGGAAAGTTCCCCTACGGGCACCAAACCGAGGTCTCAGGAAACACCCATCGGCGTGATACATGGTATCACCGTATACTTCCCTTCCTGGAGCAAAAGGCTCTTTCTGATGCCTATGAAGCAGACCCAGGTGAATACGTTATGCATGTCGTAAGCGATATCAAGAAGGCCGAGGTCCCCACGCTGACATGTCCTTCCGATCCCAACTCGCCAGGCCATGGTGGAGGTGGTGACTCGATTGGTTTCCAAGGTAACTTCGGCCTTTCGGCTGGGCCTGGGACCTACTCCATCGACACGTCAACAAACCCTGTGACCATTAACGTCACCGATGGGAATCTGACGGGCACCGAGCCAGGCGGAATGTTCTACCGCGAATCGAAAACAACCTTCCGAGATTGCGTCGATGGCTCGAGCAATACGCTTATGGCCTCAGAAGGAATCGTCCGCAGAAGCAATGTAGCTGCTTTCGGTGAACTTGGCGGCTACTGGGGTGGTGCTCCTCATGGGTCGTTTGGCTTCTCTGTCGCCGAAACTCCGAATTCGAGTGTGCCGGATCGAGTTTATTCCTGTTCGGCAACGTCCGTGCCAGGTGCACCGAGTGATGCCCCTTGCGAAAACGGCAATGCAGATGGGCTTTCCGGTCGCTGGAACTTTGCTCGCAGCTACCACACCGGCGGCGTAAATGCTGTGATGGTGGACGGATCGGTCCACTTCTTCACCAGCACGATTAATCGCCAAGCGTGGCTGAAACTTGGTATCCGCAACGACGGTCAGGTGATCGGCGAATACTAA
- a CDS encoding metallophosphoesterase family protein, whose product MKSILVAQSFVWIGVILLGGVSAQEKPVSDTPNLVHDRHMHHHNHHHETEQPTEKRFFTTRSSQVMLPLPNEQDAFVFAVFGDRTGGPKEGVNVLADAVRDVNLIEPDLVMTVGDLINGYNSTEQWLGQMREFKAIMKELLCPWFPVAGNHDVYWRPLDDPKMPEGQHDQHYEMHFGPLWYSFQHKKCNFIVIYSDEGDPETGEKNFRNAKAQKISDEQLAFLKQALQRGEKDDHQFIFLHHPRWLGGNYGNDWKERVHPLLKEAGNVTAVFAGHIHYMRYDPQDGIEYVTLATVGGGQSSKVPEAGYLHQYHLVTVRPKQVAMAAFPVGEAMDVREITAQLQQQAVKLANQKPKVSTKLAPAGDDLQEGTVTTVIENPTDYPIDFTLTPASRDSRWSLSPNHTHGHVKPGESQKFTFNVRYRGKMNDESYQGIELILDQDFLAKTTRYAIPQVRTVVEFSKPE is encoded by the coding sequence ATGAAAAGCATACTCGTGGCACAAAGTTTCGTTTGGATCGGAGTTATTCTCTTGGGAGGTGTCAGTGCCCAGGAGAAGCCGGTGAGTGACACTCCCAATTTGGTGCATGATCGTCATATGCACCATCACAATCATCACCACGAAACGGAACAACCGACGGAGAAGCGATTTTTCACTACACGTTCTAGTCAGGTGATGTTGCCGCTTCCCAACGAGCAAGACGCTTTCGTGTTCGCCGTTTTCGGCGATCGAACGGGTGGCCCCAAGGAAGGTGTTAACGTGCTCGCCGACGCCGTGAGAGATGTCAATTTAATTGAGCCAGACTTGGTGATGACTGTGGGTGACCTAATCAACGGTTACAACAGCACCGAGCAGTGGCTAGGGCAAATGCGTGAATTCAAAGCGATCATGAAAGAGTTGCTTTGCCCTTGGTTCCCGGTGGCTGGTAACCATGATGTTTATTGGCGTCCATTGGACGATCCGAAGATGCCGGAGGGACAGCACGATCAACATTACGAAATGCACTTTGGTCCGCTGTGGTACTCGTTCCAGCATAAAAAATGCAACTTCATTGTCATTTACTCGGACGAGGGTGATCCAGAGACCGGTGAAAAGAATTTTCGTAATGCCAAAGCCCAGAAGATCAGTGACGAGCAGTTGGCATTTCTCAAGCAAGCTCTCCAACGTGGCGAGAAGGATGATCATCAATTCATCTTTCTACATCATCCTCGTTGGCTGGGGGGCAATTATGGAAATGATTGGAAAGAACGCGTTCATCCACTGCTTAAGGAAGCAGGCAATGTGACCGCCGTTTTCGCTGGCCACATTCATTACATGCGGTATGACCCTCAGGACGGTATTGAATATGTCACCTTGGCCACCGTAGGTGGTGGGCAATCGAGCAAGGTGCCTGAGGCTGGCTACTTGCATCAGTACCACCTGGTCACCGTGCGTCCCAAGCAAGTTGCCATGGCTGCATTTCCTGTGGGTGAGGCGATGGATGTTCGCGAAATAACGGCCCAGTTACAGCAACAAGCGGTCAAACTGGCTAATCAGAAACCGAAAGTCTCGACCAAGCTCGCTCCGGCCGGGGATGATCTGCAAGAGGGAACGGTCACGACTGTGATCGAGAATCCGACCGACTATCCGATCGACTTCACCCTGACTCCTGCCAGCCGTGACTCGCGCTGGAGTCTCTCACCCAATCACACCCATGGCCACGTGAAACCAGGTGAGTCGCAGAAGTTCACCTTTAACGTGCGATACCGCGGCAAGATGAATGATGAATCGTATCAGGGAATCGAGTTGATCCTCGATCAGGACTTCTTGGCAAAGACCACACGCTATGCGATTCCACAGGTGCGAACGGTGGTTGAATTTTCCAAGCCGGAATAG